Proteins encoded by one window of Myxococcus fulvus:
- a CDS encoding sensor histidine kinase: MPATTALLLSLTAVLLVALAGGAGPAWLATLMGTLLLMLGPASSANPSAPSTVVLFLVVGALASLLSGRRVPVEEHVAAPLPAPPAPSAGLEAQLLRSLNDAVLATDNRGVVRYLNPAAAHLLQCSESEALGVPLSHVLRSRPESGSFPLRQAAPPRTWSQWPRALKRRDGGELPIEECTVSLRGADDEELGAVWVFRDATARRQLELERARSLEREHAALAEAQVQRERMESLFLQAPVAIAVFRGPDHVCELLNPQACALLEVDAHAIGKPLRDLQPAMDPGMLRLLDDVYRDGKPFSGREVPLASASPYVTPAFSRQQRFHDFSWQPWCDARGVVQGVMAVAVEVTGLVVARRAAEDLARDLREVVQSRDEFLSIASHELRTPITSVQLQLQFLLRGAPAMGSEATASLVRRRVESTLRSVAQLHQLVATLLDVSRIRAGRLDLHRERVDLSSLTQELVSRVQEDAAGARCPVRLVVSEPLVGHWDRVRLEQVITNLLSNAFKYGAQQPVDVHVTREDGYARLSVKDHGIGIAPEDHVRIFQRFERAVSQRHYGGFGLGLWIVRQIVEALQGDIRVESAPHAGSTFIVRLPLQDSATSADAAL; the protein is encoded by the coding sequence TTGCCTGCAACCACGGCGCTCTTGCTGTCGCTCACCGCCGTGCTCCTCGTGGCTCTCGCGGGAGGCGCGGGCCCCGCCTGGTTGGCGACCCTGATGGGGACGCTCCTCCTCATGCTCGGTCCCGCGTCGTCAGCGAACCCCTCGGCGCCGAGCACTGTCGTCCTCTTCCTCGTCGTGGGCGCGCTTGCTTCCCTCCTGTCGGGGCGACGCGTTCCCGTGGAGGAGCACGTCGCGGCGCCCTTGCCCGCGCCACCCGCGCCGTCCGCCGGCCTGGAGGCGCAGCTGCTGCGAAGCCTCAATGACGCGGTCCTGGCCACCGACAACCGGGGCGTCGTGCGCTACCTCAATCCCGCGGCCGCGCACCTGCTGCAGTGCTCGGAGTCCGAGGCGCTGGGCGTTCCCCTGTCGCACGTGCTGCGCTCCCGGCCCGAGTCGGGCTCCTTCCCGCTGCGTCAGGCGGCACCTCCCAGGACGTGGTCCCAGTGGCCCCGCGCGCTGAAGCGACGCGACGGCGGCGAGCTGCCCATCGAGGAGTGCACCGTGTCCCTTCGTGGGGCCGATGACGAGGAGCTCGGGGCCGTGTGGGTGTTCCGGGACGCGACGGCGCGTCGACAGTTGGAGCTCGAGCGCGCACGGTCGCTCGAGCGTGAGCACGCGGCGCTCGCCGAGGCGCAGGTCCAGCGCGAGCGCATGGAGTCACTCTTCCTCCAGGCCCCCGTCGCCATCGCGGTCTTCCGTGGGCCGGACCATGTCTGTGAGCTGCTCAACCCCCAGGCCTGCGCGCTGCTGGAGGTGGATGCGCACGCCATCGGCAAGCCGCTGCGTGACCTGCAGCCCGCCATGGACCCCGGCATGTTGCGGCTGCTCGATGACGTCTACCGCGACGGCAAGCCCTTCTCCGGGCGCGAGGTGCCCCTGGCCTCCGCGTCTCCCTACGTCACCCCCGCGTTCTCCCGGCAGCAGCGCTTCCACGACTTCAGCTGGCAGCCCTGGTGTGATGCCAGAGGCGTCGTCCAGGGCGTGATGGCCGTCGCCGTGGAGGTGACGGGACTGGTGGTGGCCCGACGCGCCGCGGAGGACCTGGCGAGGGACTTGCGCGAGGTGGTCCAATCCCGCGACGAGTTCCTCTCCATCGCGAGCCACGAGCTGCGCACCCCCATCACCTCCGTCCAGCTCCAGCTCCAGTTCCTGCTGCGCGGCGCGCCGGCGATGGGCTCCGAGGCGACGGCCTCGCTCGTGCGTCGCCGCGTCGAGTCCACGCTGCGCTCCGTCGCCCAGCTCCACCAGCTCGTCGCCACGCTGTTGGACGTGTCGCGCATCCGCGCGGGTCGACTCGACCTGCATCGCGAGCGGGTGGACCTGTCGTCGCTGACTCAAGAGCTGGTGTCCCGGGTCCAGGAGGACGCGGCGGGCGCGCGATGTCCCGTGCGGCTCGTGGTGTCCGAGCCCCTCGTCGGCCACTGGGACCGCGTGCGTTTGGAGCAGGTCATCACCAACCTGCTGTCCAATGCCTTCAAGTACGGCGCGCAGCAGCCCGTCGACGTCCACGTCACTCGCGAGGACGGCTACGCGCGCTTGAGCGTGAAGGACCATGGCATCGGCATCGCTCCCGAGGACCACGTCCGCATCTTCCAGCGCTTCGAGCGCGCCGTGTCCCAACGTCACTACGGTGGCTTCGGACTGGGCCTCTGGATTGTCCGGCAGATCGTCGAGGCGCTCCAGGGCGACATCCGCGTGGAGAGCGCGCCCCACGCGGGCTCCACCTTCATCGTCCGGTTGCCGTTGCAGGACTCGGCCACCTCGGCCGACGCGGCCCTCTGA
- a CDS encoding putative signal transducing protein: MKRVQFSVHRTVGEARLLAGTLEAEGMSVQVRGESLAPLTGEIPSGETWVELWLHPEDVEQARAVVAELKENQEEASRTVECPACREENPGNFELCWSCGVELPRGLRPRLRAV, from the coding sequence ATGAAGCGTGTGCAGTTCTCCGTGCACCGCACGGTGGGAGAGGCGAGGCTGCTGGCGGGGACGCTGGAAGCCGAGGGAATGTCCGTCCAGGTGCGCGGCGAGTCGCTGGCCCCGCTGACCGGAGAGATTCCGAGCGGCGAGACGTGGGTGGAGCTCTGGCTTCATCCCGAGGACGTGGAGCAAGCGCGAGCCGTGGTCGCGGAGCTGAAGGAGAACCAGGAGGAGGCGTCGCGCACGGTGGAGTGTCCGGCGTGTCGAGAAGAGAACCCAGGCAACTTCGAGCTGTGCTGGAGCTGCGGGGTCGAATTGCCACGAGGCCTCCGGCCGCGACTTCGGGCAGTGTGA
- a CDS encoding tetratricopeptide repeat protein, with protein MKRRRWWADQGLRGMLVVCGVAFLIHLIPLFLPRNMPEQELSIARATPLSEQRVRLLLPLREHPKATAAELREAAELLLDGAPAEAHELALAAERREPEAMETQLLLARVCEVERMERCVRTALERANQLAPTDARPDVFRAELRERGGDTVGASEAMKAAFGKAPGEPLIGLRYARLLSAAQRPSEAFAVLTTLRGKVPLARLLVEQALVLRAAGQGEEAVAVLRKATLEDPRLSLAHFELGLALFRLGDVDGAQEALRQADRLDLGSPRALAALCAMQLEARRIDDARLTRMDLERRFSGRMELIRQSCSVP; from the coding sequence ATGAAGCGGCGGCGCTGGTGGGCCGACCAGGGCCTGCGCGGCATGCTGGTGGTGTGTGGGGTGGCGTTCCTGATTCACCTCATCCCACTGTTCCTGCCCAGGAACATGCCGGAGCAGGAGCTGAGCATCGCGCGAGCCACCCCGCTGTCCGAGCAGCGCGTCAGGCTGCTGCTCCCCTTGCGCGAGCATCCGAAGGCGACGGCCGCGGAGCTGCGTGAGGCCGCGGAGCTGCTGCTCGACGGCGCCCCGGCCGAAGCCCACGAGCTGGCCCTGGCGGCGGAGCGACGGGAGCCCGAGGCGATGGAGACGCAGTTGCTGCTGGCGCGCGTCTGCGAAGTGGAGCGGATGGAGCGCTGTGTCCGCACGGCGTTGGAGCGGGCGAACCAGCTCGCGCCCACGGATGCTCGGCCCGACGTGTTCCGAGCGGAGCTCCGGGAGCGTGGTGGAGACACGGTGGGCGCGTCCGAGGCGATGAAGGCCGCGTTCGGGAAGGCCCCCGGAGAGCCGCTCATCGGGCTTCGTTACGCGCGACTGCTGAGCGCGGCCCAGCGGCCCTCGGAGGCCTTCGCGGTGCTCACGACGCTGCGGGGCAAGGTCCCTCTGGCACGACTGCTGGTGGAGCAGGCCTTGGTATTGCGCGCGGCCGGCCAGGGCGAGGAGGCCGTGGCGGTGTTGCGCAAGGCGACGTTGGAGGACCCCAGGCTCTCGCTCGCGCACTTCGAACTGGGGTTGGCGCTGTTCCGTCTCGGAGATGTGGACGGTGCCCAGGAGGCCCTGAGACAGGCGGACCGACTCGACCTGGGAAGCCCCAGGGCCCTGGCGGCCCTGTGCGCGATGCAGTTGGAGGCACGGCGCATCGACGATGCGAGACTGACGCGGATGGACCTCGAGCGCCGGTTCTCGGGGCGGATGGAGCTCATCCGCCAGTCCTGCAGCGTGCCCTGA
- a CDS encoding SlyX family protein, with the protein MDESRITELELRYMQQQETLQELSDVLYQQQRVIEALRVELDLLKKKLEAEPGLVDARQQERPPHY; encoded by the coding sequence ATGGACGAGTCGCGCATCACCGAGCTGGAGCTTCGCTACATGCAGCAGCAGGAGACGCTGCAGGAGCTGAGCGACGTGCTCTATCAGCAGCAGCGAGTCATCGAGGCGCTGCGCGTGGAGCTGGACCTCCTGAAGAAGAAGCTGGAGGCCGAGCCCGGGTTGGTGGACGCCCGTCAGCAGGAGCGTCCACCGCACTACTGA